The Methanocalculus natronophilus genome window below encodes:
- a CDS encoding class I SAM-dependent methyltransferase, giving the protein MRARILPAGALPELKTLEWVDQTRRPYREGDMVYVPVREEYPCDLHIPNRRRRGRGYQRLGDTIIFHGRRPSASDLFDIHAFEQPSCILFMPSHTGRCRIPACEVISGTPHEVLHRESGFSYRLHPANVMFSQGNRPEKERIGSCVRSSPAHERIADMFAGIGYFTLHAADAGGSVHAMEINPTSYRYLQQNIRENGLSARVHAECGDCRDLLSGTYSRIIMGHFEAEAYLHDALCHSEAGSTLHLHTLDPDPERVAAMVLDHGYDAAITVHKVKKYAPQIWHSVMDVVVE; this is encoded by the coding sequence ATGCGCGCAAGGATACTGCCTGCCGGGGCACTCCCGGAACTCAAAACCCTCGAATGGGTTGATCAGACACGAAGGCCGTACCGGGAGGGTGATATGGTCTATGTCCCGGTGCGGGAGGAGTATCCCTGTGATCTGCATATACCCAACCGCCGGAGAAGGGGGAGGGGATACCAGCGGCTTGGTGATACCATCATCTTTCATGGCAGGCGTCCGTCGGCATCTGATCTTTTTGATATCCATGCCTTTGAGCAGCCGTCCTGCATTCTTTTTATGCCCTCACATACAGGCAGATGCCGGATACCCGCCTGTGAAGTCATTTCAGGAACACCGCACGAGGTGCTTCACCGGGAATCGGGGTTTTCATACCGGCTTCATCCGGCAAACGTGATGTTCTCCCAGGGGAACCGCCCCGAGAAGGAACGGATCGGATCATGCGTCCGATCATCACCGGCACATGAGCGGATCGCAGATATGTTCGCCGGAATCGGCTACTTTACGCTTCATGCAGCAGATGCAGGCGGTTCTGTGCATGCAATGGAGATAAACCCCACATCATACCGCTATCTCCAGCAGAATATCCGGGAGAACGGGTTGTCTGCCAGGGTTCATGCAGAATGCGGGGACTGCAGGGATCTCCTCTCAGGCACCTATTCCCGCATCATCATGGGACATTTTGAGGCAGAAGCATATCTTCATGATGCACTCTGCCATAGTGAAGCGGGAAGCACACTCCATCTCCATACCCTTGACCCTGACCCTGAGCGCGTTGCTGCAATGGTTTTGGATCATGGATATGATGCTGCTATAACTGTGCATAAGGTAAAGAAATATGCGCCACAGATATGGCACTCTGTAATGGATGTGGTGGTTGAATGA
- the coaBC gene encoding bifunctional phosphopantothenoylcysteine decarboxylase/phosphopantothenate--cysteine ligase CoaBC, which produces MRQTLEGKLVVLAVTGSIAAVETVKLAHELRRRGATVQAVMSHAATGIISPASLTYATGRDTIVDISGHVEHVWYSGDEGKADLLLIAPCTANTISKIAVGIDDTTVTTFATTALGSGQPVVVVPAMHHSMFKHQAIVKNLETLIGFGIDLVLPRIEEGKAKIASIEEIVLWVERALMRGSLCGKRVAITSGACREPLDDVRVITTRSSGQMGRAFANEAFRLGAEVIVIHSSHFPAVRNVPVETAGEMYDAVLKVLDEGVDIYISAAAISDYAPERFPGKIPSGTGQSIRLDPLPKVIESALATPGVTTIGFKLGDDAAVAGRDLLKRGASMVVANPPTVLGSERGSFLILGDSLELEVGSKEEVAFEVCRRL; this is translated from the coding sequence ATGAGGCAGACACTTGAAGGGAAACTGGTTGTGCTTGCGGTGACAGGAAGCATTGCCGCAGTTGAGACGGTAAAGCTTGCCCATGAACTCAGGCGGAGAGGGGCAACCGTTCAGGCTGTGATGTCGCATGCTGCAACGGGGATCATCAGTCCTGCCTCACTCACCTATGCAACAGGGAGAGACACAATCGTCGATATCTCGGGCCATGTCGAGCATGTCTGGTATTCAGGGGATGAAGGAAAGGCCGATCTTCTCCTGATTGCGCCCTGTACTGCAAATACCATCAGTAAGATTGCTGTTGGGATCGATGATACCACGGTCACCACCTTTGCCACAACTGCTCTTGGCAGTGGCCAGCCCGTTGTGGTTGTCCCGGCAATGCACCACTCGATGTTTAAGCATCAGGCGATAGTGAAGAATCTTGAGACGCTGATCGGCTTTGGCATTGATCTTGTGCTCCCCAGGATTGAAGAGGGGAAGGCAAAAATCGCGTCAATTGAAGAGATTGTCCTCTGGGTTGAGCGTGCCCTTATGCGGGGGTCGCTCTGTGGAAAGCGGGTTGCCATAACCAGTGGTGCCTGCCGGGAGCCGCTTGACGATGTCCGTGTGATCACAACGCGATCAAGCGGCCAGATGGGCCGTGCGTTTGCGAATGAAGCCTTCCGCCTGGGTGCCGAGGTGATTGTCATCCATAGCAGTCACTTCCCTGCAGTCCGGAATGTCCCTGTGGAGACTGCAGGCGAGATGTATGACGCGGTTCTGAAGGTGCTGGATGAGGGGGTTGACATCTACATCAGTGCAGCAGCAATCTCTGATTACGCCCCGGAACGGTTCCCCGGAAAGATACCTTCCGGTACCGGACAATCGATCCGGCTGGACCCGCTTCCGAAGGTGATCGAGAGCGCACTGGCAACTCCCGGTGTGACGACGATAGGCTTCAAGCTCGGGGATGATGCAGCAGTTGCAGGCAGGGATCTGCTGAAACGGGGTGCATCCATGGTGGTTGCAAACCCCCCAACCGTTCTGGGATCAGAGCGTGGGTCATTTCTGATACTTGGTGACTCCCTTGAGCTTGAGGTTGGATCAAAGGAGGAGGTGGCCTTCGAGGTATGCCGTCGTCTGTAA
- a CDS encoding GHMP kinase, protein MPSSVTAFSPGHISGYFCRKIGRDPRETGSLGAGIVLKDGVTVRVMPAEATTVAISAAGEESFGSPPIEEALRRLNLQASVETVSPLPIGSGFGLSAASLLAFLLAADRLFSLNLGIHDLYQMAHEIEVLHGNGLGDVAAICGGGLACRTAPGIDGVERRIFAISDSISIITAGPIATRDVLLSAETMEQVDAAYPGRCPADLLDLLRLSRRFAESSGLVTKAVRRMLNACDDAGIAASMTMLGDGVFAAGEEAAAQLSGFGKVYCTGIADYGPRLQDVVS, encoded by the coding sequence ATGCCGTCGTCTGTAACCGCCTTCTCTCCCGGCCATATCTCTGGATATTTCTGCAGGAAGATTGGCCGTGATCCCCGGGAGACTGGAAGTCTTGGGGCAGGGATTGTCCTCAAAGACGGTGTCACTGTGCGGGTTATGCCTGCAGAAGCGACAACTGTTGCCATATCTGCTGCCGGAGAAGAGAGTTTTGGGTCTCCCCCAATAGAAGAGGCTCTCAGGAGACTGAACCTGCAGGCATCTGTTGAAACAGTCTCCCCCCTCCCGATTGGATCCGGCTTTGGCCTCTCGGCAGCCTCGCTCCTGGCTTTTCTCCTGGCAGCTGACAGGCTCTTCTCGCTTAACCTTGGAATACATGACCTATACCAGATGGCCCATGAGATCGAGGTTCTCCATGGCAATGGCCTTGGTGATGTTGCAGCGATCTGCGGCGGGGGACTTGCATGCCGGACTGCTCCCGGTATCGATGGGGTAGAGCGTCGTATCTTTGCTATCAGCGATTCCATCTCGATCATCACCGCTGGCCCGATTGCAACAAGGGACGTCCTTCTGTCTGCAGAAACTATGGAGCAGGTGGACGCTGCCTATCCCGGAAGATGCCCGGCAGATCTCCTGGATCTTCTTCGTCTCTCCCGCCGGTTTGCAGAGTCTTCCGGCCTGGTTACGAAAGCCGTGCGGCGCATGCTCAATGCCTGTGATGATGCCGGGATTGCTGCCAGCATGACGATGCTTGGTGACGGTGTCTTTGCAGCAGGCGAAGAGGCAGCAGCTCAACTCTCCGGGTTTGGAAAGGTGTATTGCACGGGAATTGCAGATTATGGACCCCGTCTGCAGGACGTGGTCTCATGA
- a CDS encoding 4-phosphopantoate--beta-alanine ligase, whose translation MIPPDHPRYRSLTVRESLAEAARTGLVSLEGLAAHGRGEAFDYLLGEMTTASAAAAERLAAELLLSARQPVISVNGNAAALAAPAIADLQEASGAAVEVNLFHRTEARMALISDHLQKHGVTVLSGDCDRLVPLDHDRGLCLPHGIGSADLVLVMLEDGDRCTALRKMNKIVIAIDLNPLSRTAQAATLTIVDELTRALPAITAFCRQEQMSGSDSIPDTIDNGKFLSDAKIEMKKRLD comes from the coding sequence ATGATTCCACCAGATCATCCGCGGTACCGCTCACTGACTGTCCGCGAGTCACTGGCAGAGGCTGCACGAACCGGCCTTGTCTCACTTGAAGGACTCGCCGCTCACGGGCGGGGTGAAGCCTTCGACTACCTGCTTGGTGAGATGACGACTGCAAGTGCGGCAGCAGCAGAACGGCTTGCCGCAGAGCTGCTCCTCTCGGCGCGGCAACCGGTCATCTCGGTGAATGGAAACGCTGCCGCACTGGCAGCACCGGCAATTGCTGATCTCCAGGAGGCATCCGGTGCTGCTGTTGAAGTGAATCTCTTTCACAGGACAGAGGCGAGAATGGCACTCATCTCGGATCATCTTCAGAAGCATGGTGTCACGGTTCTCTCCGGGGACTGCGACCGGCTTGTGCCCCTGGATCATGATCGCGGCCTCTGCCTGCCCCATGGGATCGGCTCAGCCGATCTTGTTCTTGTTATGCTCGAAGATGGTGACAGGTGCACTGCGCTGCGGAAGATGAATAAGATCGTCATTGCAATTGATTTAAACCCTCTTTCACGGACAGCACAGGCTGCAACACTGACGATTGTGGATGAACTGACGCGGGCGCTCCCTGCAATCACTGCATTCTGCAGGCAGGAGCAGATGAGTGGATCGGACTCAATCCCGGATACAATCGATAACGGGAAGTTCCTCTCCGATGCAAAGATAGAGATGAAGAAGAGGTTGGACTGA
- a CDS encoding AAA family ATPase, producing MLWIEKYRPGTLDEILGAEHIREMLTQFASTGSFPHLLLSGPKGSGKTATLWCFLQRVYGTSVQENTTIIPSGTLFSQGKAYLEANEKFSHLYQKNQGVLSNFKYIVRWHASLRPLNADFRVVVFDEADALTHEAQQSLRRTMERFSSTCRFVFVTTRPSALIDPLRSRSLPLAFPPVASNLVAARLTEILQAERSEGVVSSDDIELLALAVRGDLRKAIMHLQVAVETATPVDPGSIDDTETARIAHSIIEAVRRGESQNAQKLAESLMIEYGLSARELLAALWEELNTCCRDPDLSLLLAKSDASLIASGNEYLQVNALLTTLEEMQL from the coding sequence ATGCTCTGGATTGAGAAATACAGGCCCGGGACTCTTGATGAGATCCTGGGAGCAGAGCATATCAGGGAGATGCTCACCCAGTTTGCCAGTACCGGATCGTTTCCGCATCTCCTCCTGTCAGGACCAAAGGGATCTGGAAAGACTGCAACGCTCTGGTGTTTCCTGCAGCGTGTCTATGGAACATCGGTTCAGGAAAATACAACAATTATCCCCTCAGGCACGCTCTTTTCACAGGGGAAGGCATATCTTGAGGCAAACGAGAAGTTCTCTCACCTCTACCAGAAGAACCAGGGCGTTCTCTCAAATTTCAAATATATCGTCAGGTGGCATGCCTCTCTCCGTCCATTGAATGCCGACTTCCGTGTGGTTGTCTTTGATGAGGCTGATGCCCTGACTCATGAGGCTCAGCAGTCGCTGAGGCGGACAATGGAGCGGTTCAGCTCCACCTGCCGGTTTGTCTTTGTCACAACACGCCCCTCTGCACTCATTGATCCATTACGATCCCGATCCCTCCCGCTTGCGTTCCCCCCGGTTGCGAGCAACCTGGTTGCTGCACGCCTCACGGAGATTCTTCAGGCAGAAAGGAGTGAAGGCGTGGTTTCATCTGATGATATCGAGCTCCTTGCACTGGCGGTCAGGGGGGATCTGCGAAAGGCGATCATGCATCTGCAGGTTGCAGTTGAAACAGCAACTCCGGTTGATCCGGGCTCAATTGATGACACAGAGACCGCCCGCATTGCTCATTCCATAATCGAAGCGGTCAGGCGGGGAGAGTCACAGAATGCGCAGAAGCTGGCAGAAAGCCTGATGATAGAGTATGGACTCTCAGCACGGGAGCTCCTTGCAGCGCTCTGGGAAGAGCTGAATACCTGTTGCCGGGATCCTGATCTGAGCCTTCTTCTGGCAAAGAGCGATGCTTCACTGATCGCATCCGGCAATGAATATCTGCAGGTGAATGCCCTGCTGACCACGTTAGAGGAGATGCAGTTATGA
- a CDS encoding class I SAM-dependent methyltransferase gives MSRTKVQAHYDEVADVYDQRYDLRQGRLYHHHLSGIILDRVLDHGTLLDLGCGTGLFIEHYTAAGGDAVGLDISPGMVGIGKVRCPDAEYIVGTADILPFEDESFDSVASLLAFTYLPDPEAMLRESYRILKPGGSIAVVTLGRNMMTWMVPFFYRLGERIGYRKIGVGDFGEHYYSEKEMVEMFKRAGFTEVSSTRCSFAHYTLSPRIFAFAQQVEGFVERRLPVFAFNVCVSGKKEGGDLSKK, from the coding sequence ATGAGCAGAACCAAGGTGCAGGCCCATTATGATGAAGTTGCAGATGTCTATGACCAGCGGTATGATCTCAGGCAGGGGCGGCTCTACCACCACCACTTAAGCGGTATCATACTTGATCGGGTTCTGGATCACGGCACCCTGCTGGATCTCGGGTGTGGAACCGGCCTTTTCATTGAGCACTACACTGCTGCCGGTGGAGATGCTGTCGGCCTTGACATCTCGCCTGGCATGGTTGGAATCGGGAAAGTGCGCTGTCCGGATGCCGAATATATTGTTGGAACAGCTGATATTCTCCCATTTGAAGATGAGAGTTTTGACTCTGTTGCAAGCCTCCTTGCCTTCACCTACCTGCCAGATCCTGAAGCGATGCTGCGTGAGTCCTACAGGATCCTGAAGCCCGGTGGCAGCATCGCTGTTGTGACGCTTGGAAGGAACATGATGACCTGGATGGTTCCGTTCTTCTATCGTCTTGGCGAACGGATCGGGTATCGGAAGATTGGTGTTGGAGATTTTGGGGAGCATTACTACTCTGAGAAAGAGATGGTGGAGATGTTTAAACGGGCAGGTTTTACTGAGGTGTCCTCAACACGCTGCTCGTTTGCCCACTATACTCTCTCACCCCGGATCTTTGCCTTTGCCCAGCAGGTTGAGGGATTCGTCGAGCGCCGCCTTCCTGTCTTTGCATTCAATGTCTGTGTGAGCGGGAAGAAAGAAGGGGGGGATTTATCCAAGAAGTGA
- a CDS encoding AIR synthase-related protein, which produces MDIEGYIRRQRSAGCSDEDLRTSLRDRILEIKSISHEYAESFADAAIEEVSLTDGLESDLFTYERSGVSMGEFGVGSRGTGDFYAHAKIAQIIGDTGASVGVTEMDDGGVVQAGGTYIIATVDGMHSRLSDFPFLAGFHATRATLRDVYVMGATPVGLISDIHVADDGDVAKIFDYTAGVTTVAEALNVPLIAGSTLRIGGDMVLGDRMTGCVGVVGVADHITARRQIQPGDLFLMTEGAGGGTVATAALYSGNAEYVDYTINLHFLHACAALIRDPVFREIHAMTDVTNGGLRGDIFEMAKTAGCRIIIEEEKARSLVNPAIFELLNKLGIDYLGVSLDALLVAVPPEAADRVIQVIEATGTKVHQIGRAEEGPPESVLLSEGAEIDFAPQFREAAYTPLKKVVEKQSGDFEEMKKHIDRAADAALKKKERILSLLG; this is translated from the coding sequence ATGGATATTGAAGGGTACATACGCAGGCAGAGAAGTGCCGGGTGCTCTGATGAAGACCTGCGGACCAGTCTCCGAGACAGGATTCTTGAGATCAAAAGCATCTCCCACGAGTATGCCGAATCATTTGCAGACGCGGCAATCGAAGAGGTCAGCCTGACAGACGGGCTTGAGAGTGACCTCTTCACGTACGAGCGATCCGGGGTCTCGATGGGTGAGTTCGGGGTTGGATCCCGCGGAACCGGTGACTTCTATGCACATGCAAAGATCGCCCAGATCATCGGCGATACCGGCGCATCAGTCGGCGTCACCGAGATGGATGACGGAGGGGTTGTCCAGGCAGGCGGCACCTACATCATCGCCACAGTCGACGGCATGCACTCCCGCCTCTCCGACTTTCCCTTCCTCGCAGGATTCCATGCCACCCGGGCAACCCTCAGGGACGTCTACGTGATGGGCGCAACACCTGTTGGCCTCATCTCCGACATCCATGTCGCCGATGACGGCGATGTCGCAAAGATATTCGACTATACTGCCGGCGTCACCACGGTTGCAGAAGCCCTCAATGTCCCGCTCATCGCCGGATCCACCCTGAGAATCGGGGGCGACATGGTACTTGGAGACCGGATGACCGGCTGTGTTGGGGTTGTCGGGGTTGCAGACCATATCACCGCACGCAGGCAGATACAACCCGGCGACCTCTTCCTGATGACCGAGGGAGCAGGCGGCGGGACTGTTGCTACAGCCGCACTCTATTCAGGCAATGCAGAATATGTGGACTATACAATCAACCTGCATTTCCTCCATGCCTGTGCTGCCCTCATCAGGGACCCGGTCTTCAGAGAGATCCACGCAATGACCGATGTCACAAACGGCGGCCTCAGGGGAGACATCTTTGAGATGGCAAAAACCGCCGGGTGCAGGATCATAATTGAGGAGGAGAAAGCCAGATCTCTTGTGAATCCGGCAATTTTTGAGCTCCTGAACAAGCTCGGAATCGATTATCTCGGCGTCTCACTCGACGCACTCCTGGTGGCTGTTCCACCAGAAGCAGCAGACCGCGTCATCCAGGTGATCGAGGCAACAGGAACAAAAGTACACCAGATCGGCCGGGCAGAGGAGGGTCCGCCTGAATCTGTCCTGCTCTCGGAGGGAGCGGAGATTGATTTTGCGCCCCAGTTCCGGGAGGCGGCATACACACCCCTGAAAAAAGTTGTTGAGAAGCAGAGCGGAGATTTTGAGGAGATGAAGAAGCATATCGACCGTGCAGCAGACGCTGCATTGAAGAAGAAAGAGCGGATCCTCTCACTTCTTGGATAA
- the thiD gene encoding bifunctional hydroxymethylpyrimidine kinase/phosphomethylpyrimidine kinase produces the protein MSGEGPYTACSIAGSDSGGGAGIQADLKTFAAYGVYGLSVVTAVTAQNTGRVAGAWVQSGESVAVQMATLCEEFHVSAWKTGMLGTPGVIEAVIDNLPAGAELVLDPVIVSTSGHRLLSEDALTLLIEGLLPVASLVTPNIPEAEALTGLSPICNLDDMREAGSLLLAGGAGAVIVKGGHLEGGEATDILLDSHGEMVLSGPRYPYAVHGSGCTFAAALTAERACGRDAQAAFQGAKRFIDGAIRHAIRFSSGGTVPDPFFERSRTGNKPIH, from the coding sequence ATGAGCGGAGAAGGCCCGTATACTGCCTGTTCGATCGCCGGGTCGGATTCGGGCGGAGGCGCAGGAATCCAGGCTGATCTGAAGACCTTTGCTGCATACGGGGTCTATGGTCTCTCTGTTGTGACTGCGGTGACTGCCCAGAATACAGGGAGGGTTGCAGGTGCATGGGTACAGTCAGGTGAGTCTGTTGCAGTGCAGATGGCAACACTCTGCGAGGAGTTTCATGTATCTGCCTGGAAGACAGGGATGCTTGGCACACCTGGAGTTATTGAGGCGGTCATTGACAACCTGCCTGCCGGTGCAGAGCTTGTGCTGGATCCGGTCATCGTCTCCACAAGCGGCCACCGCCTCCTCTCTGAAGATGCACTCACCCTGCTTATCGAGGGGCTGCTTCCTGTTGCCTCTCTTGTGACGCCGAATATCCCTGAGGCTGAGGCGTTGACGGGACTCTCGCCTATCTGTAATCTGGATGATATGCGGGAAGCGGGATCGCTCCTCCTAGCTGGGGGTGCAGGTGCGGTGATCGTGAAGGGCGGCCATCTTGAGGGTGGAGAGGCAACAGATATCCTGCTGGATTCGCATGGTGAGATGGTGCTGTCAGGGCCACGGTATCCGTATGCTGTTCATGGATCGGGGTGCACGTTTGCTGCTGCTCTGACAGCAGAACGTGCCTGTGGCCGTGATGCGCAGGCTGCGTTTCAGGGGGCAAAACGGTTTATCGACGGTGCAATCCGGCATGCAATCCGGTTTTCTTCAGGCGGAACTGTGCCCGATCCCTTCTTTGAACGCAGCAGAACCGGGAACAAACCGATCCATTAA
- a CDS encoding Lrp/AsnC family transcriptional regulator, with the protein MDATDSAILAALMGDAKVPLADLGKQLSIAPSTVFKRIERMKQEGVIERFTIAVNPEFFPRRLVAFLSIKVDPGAADDLIGFLQQKEVVREVFEVLEPNDYLVKTVTADTSELKNDLIYPLSALPGVREVNTILAVKKIKEQTYVG; encoded by the coding sequence ATGGATGCGACCGATTCTGCTATCCTTGCTGCGCTGATGGGAGATGCGAAGGTGCCACTTGCGGATCTTGGCAAACAGCTCTCCATCGCACCCTCAACGGTCTTCAAGCGGATCGAGCGGATGAAGCAGGAGGGAGTGATTGAGCGGTTCACGATTGCCGTCAATCCGGAGTTTTTTCCCCGCAGACTTGTTGCATTCCTCTCTATCAAGGTTGATCCCGGTGCAGCTGATGATCTGATCGGGTTCCTGCAGCAGAAGGAGGTTGTCCGTGAGGTATTCGAGGTGCTTGAGCCAAATGATTATCTCGTGAAGACGGTGACTGCTGATACCAGTGAGCTGAAGAACGATCTGATCTATCCGCTCTCGGCACTGCCGGGTGTCCGTGAGGTGAATACTATCCTCGCGGTAAAGAAGATCAAGGAGCAGACATATGTTGGCTGA
- a CDS encoding type IV pilin, protein MTMKRNDDAVSPVIGVILMVAITVILAAVIAAFVFGLVGGVEGAKVVGVTATKINDTAVGFTWQGGADLGALINATALLDGNDEQVVGDKPYTVGSRDIVDFKGEDVAGKRVTLVGEFEDGIKQVLLERTF, encoded by the coding sequence ATGACGATGAAGAGAAATGATGATGCGGTCTCACCCGTCATCGGTGTGATCCTGATGGTCGCCATCACCGTGATCCTGGCTGCAGTCATTGCAGCATTTGTGTTTGGTCTCGTCGGCGGCGTCGAAGGAGCAAAGGTTGTGGGTGTGACTGCAACAAAGATTAATGACACTGCAGTAGGATTTACCTGGCAGGGTGGTGCCGATCTGGGAGCACTTATTAATGCAACTGCATTACTTGATGGAAATGATGAACAGGTGGTTGGGGATAAGCCATATACTGTTGGATCCAGAGATATAGTTGACTTTAAAGGAGAAGATGTTGCAGGAAAGAGAGTTACTCTTGTTGGCGAGTTCGAGGATGGAATAAAACAAGTACTCCTTGAGCGAACCTTTTAA
- a CDS encoding DUF447 domain-containing protein: protein MGLIPSPTTGPGTGTTDTTGPANTGPGTSSTRSTILREGINEVIGTTHLNAAPMGVIYRNGKFALALFKGSHTAENIVRDGWFVANIIHDPVIYVETAFGDLADDSFVPEVIDGMEMHRLAAAEAWVAFRAAVVSESSEAYSITLTPVREEVRICSMYPVNRGFNAIIEAAVHGTRYLMNHDPDLKWLIDHHLAIARKCGGEREKVAARMVEYVIGKKENGV from the coding sequence ATGGGACTGATTCCATCTCCCACCACCGGCCCCGGCACCGGCACCACCGACACCACCGGCCCGGCCAACACTGGCCCCGGTACTTCCTCCACCAGGAGCACCATCCTCAGGGAGGGGATCAACGAGGTGATCGGCACCACGCACCTGAATGCCGCACCAATGGGTGTTATCTACCGGAACGGGAAGTTCGCCCTTGCCCTCTTCAAAGGAAGTCACACCGCAGAGAATATCGTCCGTGACGGCTGGTTTGTCGCAAACATCATCCATGACCCGGTCATCTATGTGGAGACGGCGTTTGGCGATCTGGCAGATGATTCTTTTGTGCCAGAGGTAATTGATGGCATGGAGATGCACCGCCTCGCTGCCGCCGAAGCCTGGGTTGCCTTCCGGGCAGCGGTTGTCAGCGAGAGCAGCGAGGCATACAGCATCACCCTCACCCCAGTCAGAGAGGAGGTGCGCATCTGCTCCATGTACCCGGTGAACCGGGGCTTCAATGCCATCATCGAGGCGGCGGTGCACGGCACCCGGTACCTGATGAACCACGATCCCGATCTCAAATGGCTGATCGACCATCATCTCGCGATCGCACGGAAATGCGGCGGCGAGCGGGAGAAGGTGGCGGCGCGGATGGTTGAATACGTAATAGGAAAAAAAGAGAATGGAGTTTAA
- a CDS encoding triphosphoribosyl-dephospho-CoA synthase, whose product MSNAELAQLAMMLEVTAHPKPGNVDRCHDYPDTRLEHFLASVIACRPSFDAVSEGRLGIGAGLYDAVIRTNCHLGGNTHFGAFILLMPLLAGQDIQEAASIMQATTVDDAVLFYQAFAETEVRVLQSDDLDVRDPESIKQIRESHMTLYDVMAYSAPRDMVCREIVEGFSLTRRFADALLRRSDGARGISPVFIQLMAEVPDTFIAKKFGEAVAEETRLRAQAVCRGELSITEFDEECIASGINPGSLADIAIAGIYVALREGWRWD is encoded by the coding sequence ATGTCAAATGCTGAGCTTGCGCAGCTCGCGATGATGCTTGAGGTGACGGCACACCCAAAACCAGGCAATGTTGATCGGTGCCACGACTATCCCGACACCAGGCTCGAGCATTTTCTTGCTTCAGTGATCGCCTGCCGCCCTTCCTTTGATGCAGTGTCAGAAGGAAGGCTTGGGATCGGCGCTGGCCTCTATGACGCAGTTATCAGGACAAACTGCCATTTAGGGGGCAATACACATTTTGGAGCGTTTATTCTCCTTATGCCGCTTCTTGCCGGGCAGGATATCCAGGAAGCAGCAAGCATCATGCAGGCAACAACAGTCGACGATGCGGTTCTCTTCTATCAGGCATTTGCTGAGACCGAGGTCCGGGTGCTTCAGTCAGACGACCTTGATGTCCGTGATCCGGAATCAATTAAGCAGATCAGGGAGAGCCACATGACGCTTTATGATGTCATGGCATATTCAGCCCCCCGCGATATGGTCTGCCGCGAGATTGTGGAGGGGTTTTCGCTCACCCGGCGGTTTGCCGATGCACTGCTCAGGCGATCTGATGGCGCACGGGGGATCAGCCCGGTATTTATCCAGCTGATGGCTGAGGTTCCCGATACCTTCATCGCAAAGAAGTTCGGCGAGGCGGTTGCCGAAGAGACGCGGCTCCGGGCGCAGGCTGTCTGCAGGGGTGAGCTCTCTATCACCGAATTTGATGAGGAATGTATTGCATCCGGGATCAACCCGGGATCTTTAGCAGATATTGCCATCGCCGGGATCTATGTCGCACTCAGGGAGGGGTGGCGATGGGACTGA